In Primulina eburnea isolate SZY01 chromosome 14, ASM2296580v1, whole genome shotgun sequence, the following proteins share a genomic window:
- the LOC140813105 gene encoding cationic amino acid transporter 1-like, with protein sequence MEANGGSSGLTRRRGCSCTKDDFFPEESFQSVNNYVKALKQTPFRFIDRMLTRSNVQAELDAKARSGNAMKKTLSWWDLMWFGMGAVIGAGIFVITGIEAREDAGPAVVLSYVVSGLSALLSVFCYTEFAVEIPVAGGSFSYLRVELGDFVAFIAAGNILLEYVVGGAAVARSWTSYFATLCNHKPEDFRIHVSGLADGYNDLDPLSVGVIIIICILAVLSTKASSRLNYVASVVHLVIIIFIIVCGLIKANTSNYTPFAPFGPRGIFKASAVLFFAYVGFDAVSTMAEETKNPAKDIPIGLVGSMVITTFLYCLLAITLCLMQPYTMIDVDAPFSRAFEMVGWNWAKYIVAAGALKGMTSVLLVSAVGQARYLTHIARTHMMPPWFAKVDQNTGTPINATIAMLAATAIICFFTKLDILSNLLSISTLFIFMLVALAILVRRYYVSGETTKQNRNKLIVFILLILGSSIATSIYWALSEGWIAYCITVPIWLFSTAGLSISVPQACSPKLWGTPLVPWLPSASIAINIFLLGSLDQESFIRFGIWTLFLLCYYFLFGLHASYDNAMAIQVKTTEDTPYKKAEAGETSIDTATGN encoded by the exons ATGGAGGCTAATGGAGGTTCCTCAGGGTTAACTAGGAGGAGAGGATGCTCGTGCACAAAGGACGATTTTTTCCCGGAGGAGTCGTTCCAGAGCGTGAACAATTACGTGAAGGCTCTGAAACAGACACCGTTTCGATTCATAGACCGGATGCTGACACGGTCGAACGTTCAGGCGGAGCTAGATGCGAAGGCTCGTAGTGGGAATGCAATGAAGAAGACGCTTTCGTGGTGGGACTTAATGTGGTTTGGCATGGgcgccgtcatcggtgccggAATATTCGTTATCACTGGCATCGAGGCACGTGAAGATGCTGGTCCCGCCGTTGTGCTATCCTATGTTGTCTCTGGTCTCTCCGCCTTGCTCTCTGTCTTTTGCTACACCGAGTTTGCTGTGGAAATCCCCGTTGCAG GCGGTTCATTTTCTTACTTACGGGTGGAGCTTGGCGATTTCGTAGCCTTCATTGCTGCCGGAAACATCCTTCTCGAGTACGTAGTCGGTGGCGCAGCAGTTGCGCGTTCTTGGACCTCCTACTTTGCCACACTCTGCAATCATAAGCCCGAAGATTTCCGCATCCACGTCAGTGGTCTAGCTGACGGCTACAACGATCTTGACCCATTATCCGTCGGTGTTATCATAATCATATGCATACTCGCAGTTCTTAGCACAAAGGCCTCCTCTCGTCTTAACTACGTTGCATCAGTCGTCCACCTCGtcatcatcatcttcatcaTCGTATGTGGACTCATCAAAGCCAACACCAGTAATTACACTCCCTTCGCACCATTCGGCCCCCGCGGGATCTTCAAAGCTTCAGCAGTCTTGTTTTTCGCCTATGTTGGATTTGATGCTGTTTCTACCATGGCAGAGGAAACCAAGAACCCGGCAAAAGACATCCCCATCGGTCTAGTTGGTTCCATGGTCATCACCACATTCTTATACTGCCTGTTAGCCATAACTCTATGCCTGATGCAGCCATACACTATGATTGATGTTGACGCTCCTTTTTCAAGGGCATTTGAGATGGTGGGGTGGAACTGGGCTAAGTACATCGTTGCTGCAGGAGCGTTGAAAGGCATGACTTCGGTTCTGCTAGTCAGTGCGGTGGGACAAGCCCGTTACCTTACCCATATTGCACGTACACACATGATGCCCCCATGGTTTGCGAAAGTTGATCAAAATACCGGAACACCTATCAACGCCACCATTGCCATGCTTGCTGCTACCGCAATCATATGCTTCTTCACAAAACTCGACATCCTATCCAACTTACTCTCAATCTCCACTCTCTTCATCTTCATGCTTGTTGCCCTTGCCATTCTAGTTCGTAGATACTACGTTAGTGGtgaaaccacaaaacaaaaCCGAAACAAACTAATCGTCTTCATATTGCTAATCCTTGGATCCTCAATCGCCACTTCTATCTACTGGGCGCTCAGTGAAGGCTGGATTGCCTATTGCATAACAGTACCTATATGGCTCTTCTCCACTGCAGGATTGTCGATTTCAGTCCCTCAGGCCTGTAGTCCCAAGCTTTGGGGCACCCCGTTGGTTCCATGGTTGCCATCTGCATCCATTGCCATCAACATCTTCCTTCTTGGATCATTAGATCAGGAATCCTTCATCAGGTTTGGAATCTGGACTCTATTCCTCCTTTGCTATTATTTCTTGTTCGGGCTGCATGCTTCATATGACAATGCCATGGCAATCCAAGTGAAGACGACAGAGGACACTCCATATAAGAAAGCTGAAGCCGGAGAAACATCAATAGATACTGCAACTGGTAATTAG
- the LOC140812734 gene encoding DNA-damage-repair/toleration protein 111 encodes MLGGLYGDLPPPSSTSDDSSTSNVWSSSAKMAPPTLRKPFATPQTILRSQPPKPKPTHPSNVTRSAAATQPVTDPGTAWFQPALVGLTSSVMEEYDPSRPNDYEDYLRERKRKQAEADVRRELEEREIREREREERETRERDRDRERDLNISGEEAWRRRAAMSGGARGAPRSPSPPASGNSTAEGFSIGKSESGGLGLGAEGKMTAAQRMMAKMGWKEGQGLGKQEQGITTPLVAKKTDKRAGVIVNASESSKKVMSVNFKGLPTRVVLLRNMVGPGEVDDDLEGEVAEECAKFGIVTRVLIFEITEPNFPSEEAVRIFIQFEKADQATKALIELEGRFFGGRTVRATFYDEERFDKNELAPAPGEIPGF; translated from the exons ATGCTTGGCGGGTTATACGGCGACCTCCCCCCGCCGTCCTCTACCTCCGACGATAGCTCCACCTCCAATGTCTGGTCCAGCAGTGCTAAGATGGCGCCGCCCACCCTCCGGAAACCCTTCGCCACTCCTCAGACCATCCTCCGTTCCCAACCCCCGAAACCCAAACCAACCCACCCCAGCAACGTAACTAGATCCGCCGCCGCAACTCAGCCTGTCACCGACCCCGGCACGGCATGGTTTCAGCCAGCCCTTGTCGGGCTCACCAGCTCCGTCATGGAAGAATACGACCCTTCCCGGCCAAACGACTACGAGGACTACCTGCGGGAGCGGAAGCGGAAGCAAGCTGAAGCCGATGTTAGGAGAGAATTGGAGGAGAGAGAGATAAGAGAGAGGGAAAGGGAAGAGAGGGAAACGAGGGAAAGAGATCGCGATCGGGAGCGTGATCTGAATATATCAGGAGAGGAGGCGTGGCGGAGGAGGGCAGCGATGAGCGGTGGTGCTAGAGGTGCGCCAAGATCGCCATCACCACCTGCTTCCGGAAACAGTACGGCAGAAGGGTTTAGCATCGGGAAGTCGGAGAGCGGGGGGTTGGGATTGGGAGCTGAAGGTAAAATGACGGCGGCCCAGAGGATGATGGCAAAGATGGGATGGAAGGAAGGGCAAGGTTTGGGTAAGCAAGAGCAAGGGATTACGACTCCGCTGGTGGCAAAGAAAACGGATAAGAGGGCTGGTGTGATTGTGAATGCGAGTGAGTCCAGCAAGAAGGTCATGAGTGTAAATTTCAAAGGGCTTCCCACGAGGGTTGTACTCCTTAGAAACATG GTTGGCCCCGGTGAAGTGGATGATGATTTAGAGGGAGAGGTCGCAGAGGAGTGTGCTAAATTTGGTATAGTGACTCGTGTTTTGATATTTGAGATTACTGAACCAAACTTCCCCTCGGAGGAAGCTGTCAGAATATTCATTCAGTTTGAGAAAGCAGATCAAGCTACTAAGGCCCTTATAGAACTTGAAGGCCGGTTTTTTGGAGGTAGGACTGTTCGCGCTACTTTTTATGACGAGGAAAGATTTGATAAAAATGAATTGGCTCCAGCACCAGGAGAAATTCCTGGTTTCTAG
- the LOC140812691 gene encoding homeobox-leucine zipper protein ATHB-14-like has protein sequence MYRESHGSCSNSKQQQMDSSKYVRYTPEQVDALERVYAECPKPSSLRRQQLIRECPILSNIEPKQIKVWFQNRRCREKQRKESSRLQSVNRKLSAMNKLLMEENDRLQKQVSQLVYDNGYMRQQIHTVSTTTDTSCESVVMNGQQQQQNPAPQQHQQIDVNTPAGLLAIAEEAMAEFLGKATGTAVDWVQMIGMKPGPDSIGIVAVSRNCRGVAARACGLVSLEPTKVAELLKDRLTWYRDCRCIDVASVIPTGNGGTIELVYMQTYAPTTLASARDFWTLRYTKSLEDGSLVFCERSFTSITGGPTGPSATCFVRGELLPSGCLIRPCDGGGCIIHIVDHVDLDIWSVPEVIRPLYESSKLLAQKMTMAALRHVRQIAQETNGEIQCNTGRQPAVLRALSQKLCRGFNDAVNGFADDGWSIMSTDGVEDVTIAINSTPNKFLGSQYNTLSVLPSFGGVLCARASMLLQSVPPALLIRFLREHRSEWADHGVEVYSAASLKATPYAVPFAKPGGFPSSQVILPLAQTVEHEEFLEVVRLEGHAFSPEDIALSRDMYLLQLCDGIDETSGACAQLVFAPIDESFGDDAHLLPSGFRIIPLDPKSDGHGTTRTLDLASALEVGHGGACCAGEADVSGQNHRSVLTIAFQFTFESHCQDSVAAMARQYVRSIVGSVQRVAMAIAPSRLSSHLVPKPLPGSPEAVTLAQWIFRSYGVHTGAELFQPECSSGDSVLKQLWHHTDAIMCCSVKMNASAVFTFANQAGLDMLETTLVALQDIMLDKILDEAGRKILLSEFSKIMQQGFAYLPAGVCVSSMGRPVSYEHAIVWKVLNDEDSNHCLAFMFVNWSFV, from the exons ATGTACCGAGAGAGTCACGGCAGTTGCAGTAATAGCAAGCAACAGCAGATGGATTCTAGCAAGTATGTGCGGTACACACCGGAGCAAGTCGATGCTCTCGAAAGGGTTTACGCTGAGTGCCCGAAGCCTAGCTCTTTGCGAAGACAACAGCTGATTAGGGAATGCCCTATTTTATCTAACATTGAGCCGAAGCAAATCAAAGTCTGGTTTCAGAACCGCAG ATGCCGCGAAAAACAGAGAAAGGAATCATCTCGCCTCCAGTCCGTGAATCGGAAACTGAGTGCCATGAACAAGTTGCTGATGGAAGAGAATGATCGCTTACAAAAGCAGGTCTCTCAACTGGTTTATGACAACGGTTATATGCGCCAGCAAATACACACA GTGAGTACGACCACTGATACAAGCTGTGAGTCTGTGGTCATGAATGGTCAGCAGCAACAGCAAAACCCAGCACCTCAGCAGCATCAACAGATAGATGTTAACACCCCAGCTGG TCTGCTTGCGATAGCTGAGGAGGCCATGGCAGAGTTCCTTGGAAAGGCTACTGGAACTGCTGTCGACTGGGTCCAGATGATTGGGATGAAG ccTGGTCCGGATTCTATTGGCATTGTTGCTGTGTCCCGCAACTGTAGAGGGGTAGCAGCACGAGCCTGTGGCCTTGTGAGTCTTGAGCCCACAAAG GTTGCTGAACTTCTCAAAGATCGCCTCACTTGGTATAGGGATTGCCGCTGTATTGATGTAGCAAGTGTGATTCCCACAGGAAATGGGGGGACTATAGAGCTCGTGTATATGCAG ACTTATGCACCAACAACACTGGCATCGGCTCGTGACTTTTGGACATTGAGATACACTAAGAGTTTGGAAGATGGCAGTCTTGTG TTTTGTGAGAGGTCATTTACATCTATCACTGGTGGACCGACTGGTCCTTCTGCTACTTGCTTTGTTAGAGGTGAATTGTTACCTAGTGGCTGCCTCATACGTCCTTGTGATGGTGGTGGCTGTATCATCCACATAGTTGATCATGTTGACTTGGAT ATTTGGAGTGTTCCAGAAGTTATAAGGCCACTTTATGAATCGTCTAAACTTCTTGCACAGAAGATGACTATGGCT GCCTTACGTCATGTTAGGCAAATTGCTCAAGAAACGAACGGAGAGATTCAGTGTAATACTGGTCGCCAACCTGCTGTTCTCAGAGCTTTAAGTCAGAAATTGTGTAG GGGATTTAATGATGCTGTCAACGGCTTTGCTGATGATGGTTGGTCAATAATGAGTACCGATGGAGTGGAAGACGTAACTATTGCCATCAACTCGACTCCAAACAAATTTCTTGGTTCCCAGTATAATACATTGTCTGTGCTTCCCAGTTTTGGTGGAGTTCTCTGCGCTCGGGCATCAATGCTTCTCCAA AGTGTGCCGCCTGCTTTACTTATTCGTTTCCTTAGAGAGCATCGATCAGAATGGGCCGATCATGGTGTTGAAGTTTATTCTGCTGCTTCTCTTAAAGCCACTCCTTATGCTGTCCCTTTTGCAAAACCTGGTGGGTTTCCAAGCAGCCAAGTGATTTTACCACTTGCACAGACTGTTGAACATGAAGAG TTTCTGGAGGTTGTTCGCTTGGAGGGACATGCCTTCTCTCCAGAGGACATTGCTTTGTCAAGGGATATGTACTTGTTACAG TTATGCGATGGGATCGATGAAACATCTGGTGCATGTGCACAGCTTGTATTTGCACCTATCGATGAATCATTTGGTGATGATGCACATTTACTGCCTTCTGGTTTCCGAATCATACCATTGGATCCTAAATCA GATGGGCATGGAACAACTCGAACACTTGACTTGGCTTCTGCCCTGGAGGTAGGACATGGTGGAGCTTGTTGTGCCGGTGAAGCTGACGTGAGCGGTCAAAATCATAGGTCTGTTTTGACCATTGCATTTCAGTTCACCTTCGAAAGTCATTGTCAGGACAGTGTAGCTGCTATGGCCCGTCAATATGTTCGTAGTATAGTGGGGTCGGTACAGAGAGTAGCCATGGCAATAGCCCCATCTCGGCTCAGCTCCCATTTGGTACCCAAGCCGCTCCCTGGTTCACCTGAGGCAGTGACATTGGCGCAATGGATTTTCAGGAGCTATGG GGTGCACACTGGTGCTGAACTCTTCCAGCCGGAATGCAGTTCTGGTGATTCTGTTCTTAAACAACTTTGGCACCACACCGACGCTATTATGTGCTGCTCTGTCAAAATGAAT GCGTCAGCTGTATTTACATTTGCAAACCAGGCTGGTCTTGACATGCTGGAAACAACTTTGGTGGCACTTCAAGATATAATGCTTGATAAAATTCTAGATGAAGCTGGTCGAAAGATTCTCCTTTCTGAATTCTCCAAGATCATGCAGCAG GGGTTTGCTTATTTGCCGGCGGGAGTGTGTGTTTCGAGCATGGGTAGGCCTGTTTCATACGAGCATGCGATCGTGTGGAAGGTGCTGAACGATGAGGATTCAAATCACTGCCTAGCTTTCATGTTTGTAAACTGGTCTTTTGTTTGA